The genomic DNA TGGTATTAGAGATACCAATGTTTACTATTTTACAATTCTTCACCGTAGAAAGGTCAATAAATTCTGGCTTCAATTCGTCATCATCTTTTAATTGAAAGAAAACAAAGTTTTTAGTTTCATCTATACCAATAGCGTATTTGCTAGAAACTTCGTGTTGGGTTATTTTACCATGCTGCTGTTCAGCTAAGCTTTTTAAAGATAGTAATAATTTTTTTTCGTTTTTTCTTTTATTTTGACTTGTTAATACAAAAGGCAATGTGCATAAAAGAATACAAGTAAGCCCAATTAAAGCTGTTGCTAAATCCATTTTTTATAATTTTTTAAATTTTAATACTGAAGTTTATATGCGAAGTGAAAAGACACAACGCAGTAAAAAAAGATTGATTTTAACTACTTAAAAAGGTGTAGTTTTTAACAAGAAGTATTACCAAAAATTATGAAAAGGGAAAATAAGATCAGATTTTCTATTTCGTATCAGTAAGTTTCTAAAATAGTTCTGATACTGTTTAAACTTTGTCCTAAAAAGGAATTCATTTGAGAATAAAAAAGGCTCAAAATTATTACTGAATGTATTAAAATTGGATGTTTCAAATGATGTAAACTCAGAAAGTAAGTTCTCCGATTCCTGAATGTGAGTATAAAGAACCTTAGATACAGTTGTAGTATATTCTTTCTGCTGCTTGTTTTTCGCAGTAGTTTGTGCAATTGCAGTAGGTAGCGTTTTTACAGAAGAAAAAATGCCAAAGCAATAAATTACTACAAATAATAAAATTTTAAAGGGATGATGAAATTGTTTCACTTTTAAATTCTTATTGTTTTTATAAGACCCTACAAATTTAGTTTTTTTTTGATGATTCAATTACTTAAATTATTTTTTATTTTTAGGTAGAACAGATTGCATTATCATTTTTCATTGTAATTTAAAACCAAAAAAAACCTCATCAATTAAGATGAGGTTTTTTGTATTTAATAATAGTGTACTAAGAATATTATTTAGGATCTAAAGCAACATCAATTCTTGCTAAAACATCCTGTAAGTGATAACGAGAAGTTGTGTTAGAAGCCTTTGCTGATGCATTTTTAACGTCTCTCTTTAATCTTGTTAACTCTCCTCTTGCAAAAGATTTAATATCAGACTGACCAATATTTACAGAAGCAGAACCATAACGTCCTTTTTGGTCTTCAGCACTATTTAATAGGAAATCTAAACGCTCTATATGAGCTTTCTGTAAATTTCTTCTATAAGTATCAATACTTCTGCCATTGTATAACTCAGACCAAACACCCTTTCTTAAATCAGAAAACATAGAAACTAAGTTATAAGCTTTCGTACCGTTTAATGTTTCGTTTTCAATCATACGAGCCATTCTACTAGTACTTAAAACGCCATTTAAAGTTCTTACCTGTAGAGATCTAATATTTTCTAAAGCACCACTAGACTGTACTTTAGAGAATAGATCTTTATCTAACATCCAAGTAGGTGTTTCAAATAATTGCTTCACTACAAAATCTAAAGATTCTTTCTGGCGCTTTTTGTCTACGTAAGTGTAAACTGCACCTTCTTGGTCTGTTGTTTTGTAGTTTTCATAAACACCACCAATGTTAGAAGAAACGTGCCCCATGTATCTTGCAAACTGACCAACTAATTGACCGTACATTGTAGCCATATCATCATAGTTTTCACCTTTTTCAGACGTCCATTCTTCTAATCTAGGTAAAATTCTCTTCAAGTTTTTAATTCCGTATTCGCTAGCTTTTACAGCATCATCACCTAAATCTTCTGTTTGTGAACTAGGGTCTACAACACCAGATTGTTGACGACCAAAACGATAATTAGGATCTCCTGCATGTTTTAAAATCCAAGAATCTAAAACAGGTTTTTCTTCTTCAGCCGTTTTATCTAAAATAGGGCGATAACCCCAGCTAATAGAGTATTTGTCATAAGTACCAATATTTGGCATTAAAGCAACCCCTTTATCTTCTGGTTGCGCCACGTAGTTAAAACGAGCATAATCCATAATAGAAGGTGCTGTTCCGTATTTTGAAGTAAAACTAGCAGAACGTAAAGAATCTACAGCATAAGCAGCAGAACTTCCCATATTATGTGGTAAGCCTAAAGTATGTCCTAATTCATGAGAAGAAACAAAACGAATCAAACGTCCCATTGTTTCCGTCTTAAAATTATTACCTCTCGCATCTGGGTTGATGGCAGCCGTTTGAATAAAAAACCAGTTATGTAATAAAGTCATTACATTATGATACCAGTTAATATCAGACTCTAAAATTTCACCAGAACGTGGATCACTTACGTGAGGTCCGTTAGCATTCGGAATAGGAGAAGCTAAATATCTAATCACAGAATAACGCACATCTTCTGGGCTATATTCTGGGTCTTCTGCTTCCGTAGGTGCCATTTTACCAACAATAGCATTTTTAAAACCAGCAGCTTCAAAAGCCACTTGCCAATCATTAACGCCTTGTATAATAAAAGGAACCCATTCTTTAGGTGTAGCTCTATCTACATAATAAACAATTTGTTTTTTAGGCTCAACTAATTCACCTCTTTTAAACTT from Polaribacter sp. ALD11 includes the following:
- a CDS encoding zinc-dependent metalloprotease, which encodes MTKKILTRLLLVAFVLGFSTESSAQFWKKKKKETPKTASKPKSKKDGIQPYSKVVTKDHTTDEGLFKVHTKDDSYLFEIPDSLLQREMLMVTRIAKTASGIGFGGAKANTQVLRWEKKNKQILLRIVSHNVVADTVLPVHEAVVNSNLEPILFAFPIKAFSKDSTATVIDATSLFSTDVKPLGFPGYYRKMYQATRMDKTRSYVDRVSSYPENIEVRHVKTYLANKAPSNSAVGSITLEMSNSMVLLPKVPMKRRYFDERVGWFARGQTDYGLTDQKSKTVAYLDRYRLEVKDADIEKFKRGELVEPKKQIVYYVDRATPKEWVPFIIQGVNDWQVAFEAAGFKNAIVGKMAPTEAEDPEYSPEDVRYSVIRYLASPIPNANGPHVSDPRSGEILESDINWYHNVMTLLHNWFFIQTAAINPDARGNNFKTETMGRLIRFVSSHELGHTLGLPHNMGSSAAYAVDSLRSASFTSKYGTAPSIMDYARFNYVAQPEDKGVALMPNIGTYDKYSISWGYRPILDKTAEEEKPVLDSWILKHAGDPNYRFGRQQSGVVDPSSQTEDLGDDAVKASEYGIKNLKRILPRLEEWTSEKGENYDDMATMYGQLVGQFARYMGHVSSNIGGVYENYKTTDQEGAVYTYVDKKRQKESLDFVVKQLFETPTWMLDKDLFSKVQSSGALENIRSLQVRTLNGVLSTSRMARMIENETLNGTKAYNLVSMFSDLRKGVWSELYNGRSIDTYRRNLQKAHIERLDFLLNSAEDQKGRYGSASVNIGQSDIKSFARGELTRLKRDVKNASAKASNTTSRYHLQDVLARIDVALDPK